The genomic interval ATGGAATTGACTTTTTAATGGATCACAGGCACCTCTGGTTGCGCTCAAAAAGACAGTGGGCAATTTTAAGGGTAAGGGCCGAGATAATTAAGGCATGCAGAGATTTTTTTGATGAAAGGGATTTTGTTTTAGTTGATTCCCCTATTCTAACTCCAAATGCTGCCGAAGGATCAACAACTCTGTTTAAAACAGACTATTTTGGTGAAACGGCATATTTAACACAAAGTGGGCAACTATATTCAGAAGCTGCTATAGCAGCATTTAAAAAAGTATATTGCTTTGGTCCCACATTCAGAGCAGAAAAATCAAAAACAAGAAGACATTTAATGGAATTCTGGATGGTTGAGCCTGAAATGGCTTTTGCTACACTTGAAGATGTTATGAATCTTGCTGAGGAATTTGTTGAATACATTGTTGCAAGGGTTTTAGATAAAAGGATGGAAGAGTTAAAAATTCTTGAAAGAGACATTTCGAAGCTTGAAAAAATAAAACGACCTTTTATTAGAATGACTTACACTGAAGCTGTGGAACAGCTGCATAAGTTAGGTTCAGATATTGTTTGGGGTGATGATTTTGGTGGAGATGACGAGACTATTCTAACCAAACAGTATGACAAACCTATTCTTGTTCATAGATTCCCGGCAAGCTTTAAAGCCTTTTATTTTGAATTAGACAAAGAAAACCCTGAGCTTGCTCTTGGAGTTGATGTGCTGGCACCTGAAGGTTACGGAGAAATTGTAGGTGGTGGTGAAAGGTCTGCAGACATAAAACATCTTTTAGAAAAGATTAGGGAAGAGGGAATCCCAGAAGAAAATTACAAATGGTACCTTGATTTAAGAAGATATGGTTCAGTGCCTCATGGCGGTTTTGGCCTTGGTATAGAAAGAACTGTTGCCTGGATCTGTGGGTTACACCATGTAAGGGAAACAATACCATGGCCAAGAATGCTTAACAGGCTTTATCCATAAAATTTATGCCTAAATTTATTTTTATAACATTAGGTTGTCCTAAAAATACTGTTGATTCTGAGGTTATGGCAGGTTGCCTTTTAGAAAGGGGTTTTGAACCTGTTGCAACTCTTGATGAGTATGTTGACTATGCCATTGTAAATACCTGTGGGTTTATCCTGCCTGCAAAAGAGGAATCAATAGACAGAATTCTTGAACTTGCTGAATACAAACAACAGGGCAAAATAGGGAAGCTTGTTGTTGCCGGGTGCCTTGTTCAAAGATATATAAATGATTTAAAGAAAGAAATTCCAGAAATAGATTACTTTGTTAGCCTTGATGATATTGAACAAATTGTTGATATTTTAGAAAATAATAAAGACTCTCAATTTAAAATGCCCCAGTATGTTTATTCAGAAAAATCACCAAGAATCCTTTCAAATTCCGTCTATGAATATGTGAAGATATCGGAAGGATGTAATCACTCCTGCTCTTTCTGCGCTATACCTGGTATTAGGGGAAGGCTAAGAAGCAGGAGTATTGATTCTATTGTTAACGAAGTTAAAAACCTTGTAGATAACGGTTATAAAGAAATAATTTTAATCTCCCAGGATTCAACCATGTATGGGGCAGATTTAGGTATGAAAGACGGTCTTGCAAAACTGCTTGAACAACTTGACAAAATTGAAGGTGATTTCTGGATAAGGGTAATGTATCTATTCCCTGGAGAAATTACAGATTATTTGTTAAAAGTTATGGCTAACAGCGAAAAAATTTGTAATTATATTGATATTCCACTTCAGCATGCCTCAAAAAGAATTTTAAAATCAATGAGAAGGCCTGGGGATGGGAAAGAGTATTTAAAATTAATAGATAAAATCAGAGATATTTTTAATGATGATGTATTTATAAGAACAGCTTTAATAGTAGGATATCCGGATGAAACGGAAGAGGAATTTTATGAATTGAAATCATTTGTTGAAAAGGCTAAATTCAATCATTTAGGAGTTTTTACCTATTCTCATGAGGAAGATACTCCCGCTTTTTCTCTCAATGATAATGTGAGTGAAGACACAAAAGTAAAAAGAATGAATGAAATTATGGAAATGCAGAAGGAGATATCTTACAATATTAATAAACTTTTTGAGGGGCGTACTCTTGATGTTGTAGTTGAAGGCTATTACGAAGAAACAGAATACCTTTTAAAGGGAAGACACAAAGGGCAGGCCCCTGATATTGATGGGGTTACTTTGATAAACGAAGGATTTGCGGATGTAGGGGACTTTAAAAGGGTATTAATAGAAAAAGCTATGTATTATGATATTTTAGGAAAAATTTTATAGAAGAAAGGAGAAAGATTATGAAAATCTTTAAATTTTTAACAGTATTTACACTTGTACTTGTTTTTACAGTTAAATCATTAGCGGGAATTACTGCGGGAATGATTATTTTCAAGGTTGTTGATGAGAACAACAAACCTCTTGAAGGAGTTAAAATCACAATTACAATGAAGAAGAGGCAATCATTTAAAAAGGTACTGGAAACAAATAAAAAGGGAATTGCAAAGGTGACCTTAAACATTGCAACTTATACTGTAAAGTTTGAAAAAGAAGGATATGTGGCATATGAAACTTTGACAAAGCCTATTATCAGTGATAAAAAGGTTGAAAATATTAAATTAATGAGTATGAAAGCTGCTGCTAAACAAGAAGAAAGCAAATTATCTCCAGAAGACAGAGGAGCTCTTTTATTCAATCAGGCAGTTGAATACTTAAAAAAGAAAGACGACAAAGGTGCTTATCCATTATTGAAGCAGGCTGTTGAATTAAACCCTGACCTTGCTTTTGCATGGTTCCATTTAGGAAGAATTGACTTAATGAATAATAAACTTGACGATGCTGAAAGGGAGCTTTTAAAGGCAATTGATTTAAACAGCAGCATGGGGCCTGCATTTGCTTTACTTGCAGATGTTTACAAGAAAAAGGGCGATGAAGAAAATTACAAAAAGTATCATAAAAAGGCGGAAGAGATGGGCGCTATTGACCCAGCGGAATACTACAATAAAGCGGTTGAATACATAAATGCAGGTGATGATAAAAATGCGAAAGTTTATCTTGAAAAAACTTTACAGGTAGATGCCAAGTATGCTGATGCTTACTATCAGTTAGGTCTGCTGTATTTAAGACAGGGTGATATGAACAAGTGTGTTGAAATGCTAAAAAAATACCTTGAACTTGCTCCTAATGGCAAATATGCTGGTGATTGCCAGGGATTAATTCAGGGTTTAACAGCAGGTCAATAATTGAAATTGCGTGTAAACTTTTAAATTTTCTATATGGGGGTGTCTTTAATGAAAAAATTTGTTTCATTGTTGGTATTGTTATTTGCGGTTGGCAACCTTATGGCTGCTGACAGATATATTGTTGTCCTTGATAAGCAGCCTGTAATTAAAGTTGCTAAAAGGGCTGTGAAAACTAAAGCTGCCAAAATGTACAGGCAGGAAGTACTTGAACAGCAAAAGGATTTTATAAACTTTGTGGAAAAGAATTTAAAAGGGAAGACGTTTGGCTCTATACAAACTGTTTTAAATGCAGTTTTTGTTGAGATAGATGCTAATAAGGTCGAGAAGTTGAAGGAATTTCCCGGGGTTAAATATATTCAAAAAGACAAAATCTATAAACTGGAATTAGACGGTGCAAACAGGGTTTGCGATAATGTTGCAGTTTATAGAAGGTTGGGCATGTCAAACCTTGACATAGGAAAGGGAGTTAAAATAGCAATACTTGATACAGGTATTGATATATCAAATCCAATGTTTAATGATGAGGGGTTTGAATATCCAGAAGGGTTTAACCCTGGTGATGACAACGAACAGGACTACACAAACAACAAAGTAATTGTTGCCAAAAACTTTGGTTCAGACCAGAATGCATCAGACCAGTATGGCCATGGTACCGCTTGTGCAGGATGTGCAGCAGGTAGGTATGTAGAGGTTCAGGATGGTTTATTCCTTTATAAACTTTTAGGTGCTGCTCCAGGTGCTTATTTAGGTAACTATAAGGTTTTTACTATGGGTCCCCAGGGTCCCAGCGCTTATCAATCTTCAATATTAAACGGTATAGATGCAGCAGTTAACGATGGTATGGATATTATTTCAATGAGTTTAGGGGGAGATATAAGCGGAAGCGCTTCAGATGATGCAGAAGTTCAGGCAATTGAGAACGCAATAGATGCTGGAGTAGTTTGCCTTGTTGCTGCAGGAAATGAAGGTGATAATTTTGAAGATTTAATTTCTAAGTATTGTGGAAATGACCCAACTTGTGATGAATGGAGAAATCACCTTGATGAATTTTCTCTTGTTCCAATGAGTGTTGCCGCTCCAGGTAATGCACCGGATGCAATTACAGTTGGTGCTGTCGACAATGAAAGGAATTATTCGGCAGTCAGACATGCTACTTTCTATATTGATGATGAGCCAATAAGTGAACTATCAGATATCCAGTATGGTGTGGATACTCAGGTAGGTGCAAATCTTACAGAATTTTCAAAGACAGAGGTTGTTGACCTTGCTGATTACACCACAGACGATGAAGCATGCAATCCGCTTGACGGAATTGATTTATCAGGTAAGGCGGTTCTTGTAAAAAGGGGAGATTGTTATTTCTGCCAGAAGATTAAGCATTGCCAGGATGCTGGTGCTGCGGCTGTAATTGTTTACAATAGTTACCCTGACGATGACCCTGACCATGGTGGAATAATAAATATGGATGTTGGACCAAGCCAGAATTGTCCATATGCTTTAAACATTCCTGGATTTTTTATTAAAAACAGTGATGGCGTTGCCTTAAAACAAGTTCTTGCATCTTCAACAAGCCCTGTTTACTTTTCAATCTGGGTTGAAACTGAATACCAGAAAGTAGCATCAGGTTACAAAACATGGTTTTCTTCAACAGGGCCAACAAAGAATGATTATTTTTTGAAACCTGATGTTGCTGCTCCTGGGCAGAGGATTATGGCTCCTACTCAGGATGACAATAACTCAAGTGATATGTACAGTGCAACTGGTTTTGCTGAAACACAGGGTACAAGTTTTTCCACACCTTATACGGCCGGTATTGCTGCAGCATTTAAGTCATTGTTTCCTGATTTAAGTCCTGCGGAGATTAAGGGAGTTTTGTGTACTGCAACTGGGTTTGGTTACGATTTGTATCAGTCAAAAAATGGTATTAACAACATCTTTTATACAAATGGATACGCAACTCCAGCATTTTTAGGTGGCGGAATTGTAAATATGGAGAATGCTGTAAATGCTAAATTAACATTGATGCCTTCAAACATTAGTTTTGGTAATGTTGACACATCAAGTGTTAGTTCAATATCAAAAACTTTTACAGTTAAAAACATTACTAATTCAACAATTTCTTTTATCCCTTCATTGTTAAATATTTGTGCAAATGACAGGGTTAATGCAAGCATATCACCGACAACCAAACAAACATTAAATCCAGGTGAAAGTGTGGATATAACTTTAACAGCGCATTACACAGACCCTGCAGCAACTCATCTTATGGGTTTTGTAGTTCTCACAGATAACTATGGAAATGAGTATAAGCTTCCATTCTATGGCAGGTTTGTTTCAAGCGATGTATTAAATCATGGTGATACAGAAGACGAAGATGGTGACGGAATTAACCATGGTACAGAGTTGGGAGCATGGAGTGATGTTTACCTGACAGATACAGATAATGATGGAATGAGTGATGCTGATGAAATAAATGGAATAGATGTTAACGGAAAAACTATCCATTACAACCCTGCAAATGCAACTTCTGTTTACTATGATCCATTTGCTGATACTGAACTAACAGTAGAAACATATGTTCCTGTTTTTAATAACGATTATGATGAAGATGAATTTACTCAATGCACTCTTTACCTTTCCAATCCGAATAGTGAAAGTGTATATTTAAGGGTTTTACCTCTTGCACCTGACGGCACTATAACAACAACAGTGAGAAAACTTAAATTAGAACCTCATGGATGGAAAGGAGTAAAGATTGATAAAGGAATGTTCCCGGTAGGCGGTGGCTGGATTTTAGTAAAATCTTCTAATACTGTTAAAGCTGTTATGAATTTTGAAACACTTGAATTCAACAGAAAGAAACCTGGAAAAGAAGCAAATTATTACATTGAAAACTCTGCAGCAATTGCTGGTACAGACAGATTGTATTCAAAAGTATATGTCCCGCACATTGCTGAACAAACTGAGCAGTGGGATACATTTGTATCTGTTGCTAACCCCGGTTCTGCTTCTATAGCTCCAAAGTTTGTTGTTCCAGGCTCAACTCCAGTTGACCTTGGAAGTGTTGGCAAACTGGGATTGTATGCTGCGGAAGATGTTTATTCTGATGTATTCAATGAAAACTTCCCTTATTCACCTGATGATAAAGCTCACTGGTGGGCAACAATTGACGGTAACGGTTCACAGTTTGTTGCTATGGAAGCTTTCAGCCAGTTAAGGTTTGAAGATATGAGCGATCCTACACCATTAATGGATCAGGTAGGAGCTTTGCTTCTCACCGATGATGCATCAACAACTGTTATAATTCCTCATGTTGATACACACTGGTTGTGGTGGACAGGGGTTGTAATCAACAATGTAAATGATGCTGATGTTAATGTTACCATGACTCCTTACGACAGCAATGGGAACGCTTTAACACCTGTAACATTTACACTTGCTGCAAATAGCAAGGCAGTTAACCTTGTTCAGGGGTTCTGGACATCAAACAATGCACAGTATCCAGAGGATACAGCCTGGATTAAAATAACCGCAGACCAGCCTATTACAGGTTATGAGTTGTTTGGCATAGACCCAACAAAAGGAAGCAACAACAATGGTGAAGACGCACTTGCTGGTGTAAGGCCAATTATGAATCCGTCTAACTCAATTGCATTCCCGTATGTATTTACTCAGACATCCAGTGAGTGGTGTGGAATTGTTGTAATAAATGCAAACGAAGAGACTGCAAACTTAACTATTGAAGCATACAATGCTTTAGGTGAAAAGGTAGGCGAGTTAAATGAAAACTTAGGCGCTAACCAGAAGTGGGTTGGAGTAGTAAGCAGCGATTTAATACCAGGGCTTACAGATGATGTTAGGTGGATTAAGGTTACCTCTAATGTCCCTGTAGGTGGATTTGCGTTGTTTGGTGACCTTGACAGGTATTACATGAGTGGATACAAGGCAGTTGATGTTGAATAATATGTGTAACTTTTTCAACAACTGTGTAAAAAATTACACAGTAAATTTTGAAAAAGTGTAAAAATTTTCAATAGTGAAAAGGGTGCCTATTTTGGCACCCTTTTTGCATTAAAAGAGGAGTGATGAGGCAGATAACTATA from Thermotomaculum hydrothermale carries:
- the asnS gene encoding asparagine--tRNA ligase is translated as MPVILAKYMGDYVGQEVTLQGWVRLKRKHGKIRFVELRDGSAFVQCVFIKGETSDQAMEDFKKLTQESSIEVTGVVQQNPRDGSYELLVKEMKIYQISEPFPITPKEHGIDFLMDHRHLWLRSKRQWAILRVRAEIIKACRDFFDERDFVLVDSPILTPNAAEGSTTLFKTDYFGETAYLTQSGQLYSEAAIAAFKKVYCFGPTFRAEKSKTRRHLMEFWMVEPEMAFATLEDVMNLAEEFVEYIVARVLDKRMEELKILERDISKLEKIKRPFIRMTYTEAVEQLHKLGSDIVWGDDFGGDDETILTKQYDKPILVHRFPASFKAFYFELDKENPELALGVDVLAPEGYGEIVGGGERSADIKHLLEKIREEGIPEENYKWYLDLRRYGSVPHGGFGLGIERTVAWICGLHHVRETIPWPRMLNRLYP
- the rimO gene encoding 30S ribosomal protein S12 methylthiotransferase RimO, coding for MPKFIFITLGCPKNTVDSEVMAGCLLERGFEPVATLDEYVDYAIVNTCGFILPAKEESIDRILELAEYKQQGKIGKLVVAGCLVQRYINDLKKEIPEIDYFVSLDDIEQIVDILENNKDSQFKMPQYVYSEKSPRILSNSVYEYVKISEGCNHSCSFCAIPGIRGRLRSRSIDSIVNEVKNLVDNGYKEIILISQDSTMYGADLGMKDGLAKLLEQLDKIEGDFWIRVMYLFPGEITDYLLKVMANSEKICNYIDIPLQHASKRILKSMRRPGDGKEYLKLIDKIRDIFNDDVFIRTALIVGYPDETEEEFYELKSFVEKAKFNHLGVFTYSHEEDTPAFSLNDNVSEDTKVKRMNEIMEMQKEISYNINKLFEGRTLDVVVEGYYEETEYLLKGRHKGQAPDIDGVTLINEGFADVGDFKRVLIEKAMYYDILGKIL
- a CDS encoding carboxypeptidase-like regulatory domain-containing protein, whose product is MKIFKFLTVFTLVLVFTVKSLAGITAGMIIFKVVDENNKPLEGVKITITMKKRQSFKKVLETNKKGIAKVTLNIATYTVKFEKEGYVAYETLTKPIISDKKVENIKLMSMKAAAKQEESKLSPEDRGALLFNQAVEYLKKKDDKGAYPLLKQAVELNPDLAFAWFHLGRIDLMNNKLDDAERELLKAIDLNSSMGPAFALLADVYKKKGDEENYKKYHKKAEEMGAIDPAEYYNKAVEYINAGDDKNAKVYLEKTLQVDAKYADAYYQLGLLYLRQGDMNKCVEMLKKYLELAPNGKYAGDCQGLIQGLTAGQ
- a CDS encoding S8 family serine peptidase, translating into MKKFVSLLVLLFAVGNLMAADRYIVVLDKQPVIKVAKRAVKTKAAKMYRQEVLEQQKDFINFVEKNLKGKTFGSIQTVLNAVFVEIDANKVEKLKEFPGVKYIQKDKIYKLELDGANRVCDNVAVYRRLGMSNLDIGKGVKIAILDTGIDISNPMFNDEGFEYPEGFNPGDDNEQDYTNNKVIVAKNFGSDQNASDQYGHGTACAGCAAGRYVEVQDGLFLYKLLGAAPGAYLGNYKVFTMGPQGPSAYQSSILNGIDAAVNDGMDIISMSLGGDISGSASDDAEVQAIENAIDAGVVCLVAAGNEGDNFEDLISKYCGNDPTCDEWRNHLDEFSLVPMSVAAPGNAPDAITVGAVDNERNYSAVRHATFYIDDEPISELSDIQYGVDTQVGANLTEFSKTEVVDLADYTTDDEACNPLDGIDLSGKAVLVKRGDCYFCQKIKHCQDAGAAAVIVYNSYPDDDPDHGGIINMDVGPSQNCPYALNIPGFFIKNSDGVALKQVLASSTSPVYFSIWVETEYQKVASGYKTWFSSTGPTKNDYFLKPDVAAPGQRIMAPTQDDNNSSDMYSATGFAETQGTSFSTPYTAGIAAAFKSLFPDLSPAEIKGVLCTATGFGYDLYQSKNGINNIFYTNGYATPAFLGGGIVNMENAVNAKLTLMPSNISFGNVDTSSVSSISKTFTVKNITNSTISFIPSLLNICANDRVNASISPTTKQTLNPGESVDITLTAHYTDPAATHLMGFVVLTDNYGNEYKLPFYGRFVSSDVLNHGDTEDEDGDGINHGTELGAWSDVYLTDTDNDGMSDADEINGIDVNGKTIHYNPANATSVYYDPFADTELTVETYVPVFNNDYDEDEFTQCTLYLSNPNSESVYLRVLPLAPDGTITTTVRKLKLEPHGWKGVKIDKGMFPVGGGWILVKSSNTVKAVMNFETLEFNRKKPGKEANYYIENSAAIAGTDRLYSKVYVPHIAEQTEQWDTFVSVANPGSASIAPKFVVPGSTPVDLGSVGKLGLYAAEDVYSDVFNENFPYSPDDKAHWWATIDGNGSQFVAMEAFSQLRFEDMSDPTPLMDQVGALLLTDDASTTVIIPHVDTHWLWWTGVVINNVNDADVNVTMTPYDSNGNALTPVTFTLAANSKAVNLVQGFWTSNNAQYPEDTAWIKITADQPITGYELFGIDPTKGSNNNGEDALAGVRPIMNPSNSIAFPYVFTQTSSEWCGIVVINANEETANLTIEAYNALGEKVGELNENLGANQKWVGVVSSDLIPGLTDDVRWIKVTSNVPVGGFALFGDLDRYYMSGYKAVDVE